DNA from Anser cygnoides isolate HZ-2024a breed goose chromosome 32, Taihu_goose_T2T_genome, whole genome shotgun sequence:
AGCCCTGCAcgaccccccttcccccccacgGGCCTGGGCCCCCTGGGTCGGGGGGGGCACACGCGTGTGCGCCGCCCCCGTGTCGCGACAGGGCGCGCTGTCGCGACATGCcgcggcggcgcgggggcgctctttctcccccccccccccccccgcagctccGCTCTGTCGCGACACGGATCCCGTCGCATGTCGCGACAGaacccccgctgccccccctccccacccccccccccgcttctgcctcagtttccccgtgcggggaccccggggggggggggggggagctccACCCGTGCCGCGATGACGTCACCGCGTGACGTGAtggccccacgggggggggggggggcacctgaaGGGGCGgggccccccgacccccccccctccaggggTCCCCGGGgtgaagccccgcccccccggtgACTCACCCCCCCTAATTTTAGTGATGACCTCATCAGCCCGCCCCCGGTTGCCACGgcaacccccaaccccccccccaaattttcgGGGGGAGGAGCCTTCCcggccccccccaacccagcagaagctgggggccccccccgcccccccagccctgcctcagtttccccccaagccccctggCACCCGCTCGTGCATGGCCTTGCACACTCGTGTGCCCCctctcctgcacccccccccttgcccccccgtCCTGATGACCCCCAAACGtgaggggcacggggggggggggggggcacgcgtGTAAACAGCCACGTGCGGGTGTGCAAACGCGTGTGCAAGGGGCTGCACGTGCGTGCAAGGGGTGCCCacaggcagggggctgcacaCGCGGGTGTGTGCAAGGTGCATacgggtgcggggggggggggttgcacgTGGGGTTGCACACGCTGGTGCAAGGGGGTGCACGCGTGGGTGCAGGGGTTGCACGCGGGGACCGGGGCATCTGCGAGGGTGCTGGTGCAAGGAGTGCACACGTGGGTGCAAGGTGGTGCGGGTGCATGCACAGGGTGCACACCGTGCATGGGGTTGCACACACAAATGCAAAGGGGTGTGAGCGCGTGCAAAGTGTGCACACaggtgcagggggtgcaggTGCATGCACAGGGTGCACGCACGGGGTTGCACACACAAATGCAACGGGGCGCGAGCGCGTGCACGGTGCGCAAGCGGGTACAGGGGGGTGCAGGTTCACAGACGCACACGTGCAAGGGGCGCAAACGTGTGCAAGCGGTGCAGGTGCACGTCGGGGGGTGCCGCACGCATGCAGGGGGTGCAGGTGCACGCGTTGGGGTGCACGTGGGTGCAGGCACACGCAAGGAAGCGCTGCCGTGCAGGTGCACGCAGCTGGGTGCACGCATGTGCAGGGTTATCATGTGCGCACACGCAGGTGTGAGGGGTGCCGGTGCACGCAGCTGGGTGCAGGTGCATGTAGCAGGGTGCACACGCATGCACGGGGGTGCACGTGCATGCACGGGAGTGCACACGGGTGCAGGTGAGGGGATGCATAGGGGTGCAGGGGGGCGCCCACGGATGCAGGTGCATGCAGGGGGTGCAGGCGTGCAAGGAGTGCGGGTGCATACACGGGGGTGCGCGTGCATGCAGGGGGGTGCATGTgcgtgcggggggggggttgcacaCGGGTGCAGGGGGTGCAGTTGCACCCGCGGGGGTGCCGACACATGCAGCTTTCCACACCCCCCCCCTCTCCAGGCCATGGCCTGCCTGCACGAGACGCGGACGCCCTCGCCCTCGCTGGCGGTGGCCTCGGAGGGGACCCCGGAGCAGGAGCTGACGCCCACCCAGTGCGCCCTGCGCGAGGGGCCCCCCATCCCCGCCGCCCCCGAGGCCTGGCCTCGCCGTgggccccccgagcccccgagcccggcgccgcggggccgctgGCAGCCGAGGGCGCCCACCTGCGGTGCCAGGCGGCGGGGGTTCCTGGAGGGGCTCTTCGGGTGCCTCAAGCCCGTCTGGAGCATGATCGGGAAGGCCTACGCTGCCGAGCACAAGCACCCGCCCgagggtgaggggctggggggcgcagtggggctggggggtgcagcggggctggggggtgcagcggggctgggggcgtgcagtggggctggggggggtgcaatggggctgggggtgcacggggagctgggggcgcAACGGGGCTGAGAGGATGCAAGGGGGCGGTGGAGCAATAAAGGGTACAAGGGGGGGGCAGgaatggggggaaaagggggaacggggggggggtcaggaaaAGGGGTGCAAAGGAGGGGGGCAGTGGGGCAAAGCGGGGTGCGATGAGGCAGGGAGCGTgcaaaggggctgggggggtgcaaTGGGGAAAGAAGGGGGCAGTGGGGCAATAAAGGGCATAGTGGGGCAGGGTTGGGGTGCccaaggcgggggggggggctgcaccccGGCCATGCCAGCACGCGGGTGCCAACGCGCGGGTGCCGGGCCCGCGGGTGCCCGCAGACCCCTGGGAGGTGCCGTTCGAGGAGATCCTGGACCTGCAGTGGGTGGGCAGCGGGGCGCAGGGCGCCGTCTTCCTGGGCCGCTTCCACGGCGAGGAGGTGGCGGTGAAGAAGGTGAGGGACCTGAAGGAGACCGACATCAAGCACCTGCGCAAGCTCAAGCACCCCAACATCATCACCTTCAAGTGAGCGCCCcagggtgggcagggacacggcTGGGGcgtggggggcaccggggacaCGGACGTGGTGTGGGCGTGGAGCATGGGGACACCGAGAGCATGGGCATGGACGTGGATGGTGTAGGGACATGGGCACGGTGTGGGTCGTGGAGCATGGGGACACCGAGAGCGTGGGGCATGGATGGGGCAGGGACATGGACATGGAGCATGGGGACACCGAGAGCATGGGGCATGGACAGGGACGTGGTGTGGACACAGAGCATGGGGGACACCATGGCCATGGATGTGGAGGGGGTAGGGACATGGGCACGGTGCGGACACAGAGCATGGGGACACCGTGAGCATGGGGGACACCAAGAGCATGGACATGGATGGGGTAGGGACATGGACATGGTGTGGATGTGGAGCATGGGGAGACCAAGAGCATGGGGCATGGTTGGGGTAGGGACATGGACACAGTGTGGACACAGAGCATGGGGACACGGTGAGCGTGGGGCATGGACACGGACATTTTGTGGACATGGAGCATGGGGGACACCAAGAGCATGGACATGGCTGGGGCATGGGGGACACCATGGGCACAGACACGGATGGGGTAGGGACATGGGCACGGTGTGGACGTGGAGCATGGGGACACCGTGAGCATGGACACGGATGGGGCATGGACACAGGCACGGAGCGTGGGGAACACCGTGAGCATGGGGCACGGACACGGTGTGGGCATGGGTACGGACACGGCACGGGCATGTGGCACAGGGGATGCCAGCCGTGGGCATGGGGGTCGTGGCATGGGCATGGACACGGCGTGGACATGGCATGGGTATGGACACGGCATGGGCATGGCATGGGGCATGGACACGGCATGGACACGGCACGGGGCATGGACACGGCACGGGCAAGCCACAGGCATGGTTTTGGGGTGGCCTCATGGACACAGCCATGGGGCCATGGACGCAGCATGCACGGGGAACACCGCCACGGCACGGACACGGGTGGGCAGGGCACGGCacggacacggggacacggacAGGTCCCACGTGTGGCGCGGGGCACTGACGGAGCCGCTGTGCCGGCAGGGGGGTGTGCACCCAGGCGCCCTGCTACTGCATCATCATGGAGTTCTGCGCCCAGGGCCAGCTCTACGAGGTGCTGCGCGCCGGGCGCAAGGTCACCCCCTCCCTCCTCGTCGACTGGTCCATGGGCATCGCCGGCGGCATGAACTACCTGCACCTCCACAAGATCATCCACCGCGACCTCAAGTCGCCCAAGTgagcggggacggggggctcagggagcacccacgggtgctggggtggtggcggcggtgcctgtggtggtggtggtggggccGTGGCCGTGCCGGGTGCGTGGTCATGGGGGGGCCGTGCCCTCGGTGGGGCTCTGTCCGTGGTGGCTGCATGTCCCTGGTGGTGCCGTGTCCGTAGCGGTGACGTATCCGTGGTGGTGCCATGCCCGTGGCAGTGCCGTGTCCGTGACATTGATGTCCATGGTGGTGACGTGTCCGTGACACTGATGCTGCCATGTCCATGACATTGATGTGTTCACGTGTCCGTGGTGCACATGACATTGATGTTCATGGCGATGCCGTGCCCATGGTGGTGCCATGTCCATGGTGGTGACATGTCCATGACATCGACATGCCCGTGGTAATGCCATGCCCATGGCAGTGCCGTGCCCATGGTGGTGATGTGTCCGTGACACTGATGTGTCCTTGGTGCTGCCATGTCCATGACATTGATGTGTTCATGGTGGTGCCGTGTCCATGGTGGTGACATGTCCATGACACTGACATGTCCATGGCGGTTGTCAGGCCCATAGTGGTGACATGTCCATGGCATCGACATGTCCATGGTGGTGCCATGCCCATGGCAGTGCCGTGCCCATGGTGGTGCCGTGTCCATGACAATGACATGGTGGTGGCCTGCCCCCGGCAGTACAATGACCATGGATGGTTGCACGCCTGTGGTGCTTGCATGCAGGTGACAGTTGTATAGCCATGGCAGTGCCATGGCAGTGGTGGCACAATGACCACAGCAGCTGCATGTCCAAGGTGGTGACGTGTCCATGGCAGTTGCATGACTGTGGTGGTGCCGTGCTCGTGGTGGTGGTGCCATgctcgtggtggtggtggtgccatgcccatggtggtggtggtggtggtgccaTGCCCATGATGCTGGTGGTGCCATGTTcatggtggtgctggtggtgacATGCCCATGGTGCTGGTGGTGCCATGCTCGTGGTGGTGGTGCCATGCTCGTGGTGGTGGTGCCATGCTCGTGGTGATCGTGCCATgctcgtggtggtggtggtgccatgcccgtggtgctggtggtgccaTGCTTGTGGTGGTGGCATGCCCATGGTGCTGGTGATGATGGTGCCATGctcatggtggtggtggtggtggtgccatgctcatggtggtggtggtgccaTGCCCatggtgctggtggcagtggtggCATGCCCATGGTGCTGGTAGTGGTGGTGCCATgctcgtggtggtggtggtagcaTGCCCATGGTGCTGGTGCCATGGCCatggtgctggtggcagtggtgCCATGCCcatggtgctggtggtggtggtgccatgcccgtggtggtggtggtggcagtggtgCATGTCCGTGGTGGTGCCTTGCCCATGACGGCACCACGCTCATGGCAGTTGCGTGCCAGTGACGGTGCTGTGCCCATGGCGGTGCTGTGCCCATGGTGGTGCCGTGCCCGTGGTGGTGGCATGTCCACGACGGGACAACGCGCACAGCGGCCGCGTGCCCGTGACAGTGCCATGCCTGTGGCACTGGCACGGCGCTGAGTGGCTGCCCCCCAGCATGCTCATCACCTACGACGACGTGGTGAAGATCTCCGACTTCGGCACCTCCAAGGAGCTCATCGACAAGAGCACCAAGATGTCCTTCGCCGGCACCGTGGCCTGGATGGCGCCCGAGGTCATCCGCAACGAGCCCGTCTCTGAGAAGGTCGACATCTGGTgagggcacggggacaccggggacctcggggacagcagggagccgtggtggcactggggacgCGGCAACATGGGGGCTACTGGGAACCGGTGGCAACcctggggatactggggacacagggggtgggcagcagggacactgcaggggaacggggatggggacaatggggaggTTGAGGGGGACTTTGTAGGGCCATCAGGGACACCAGCatgggcagaggcagggaggggacaccgggggcGAGTGGAGGGGGACCAAGGGACAGGGTGAGGCCACCGGGGGTGCCCGGGACCGTGGGTGACGCTGCGCCCAGGTCCTTCGGGGTGGTGCTGTGGGAGCTGCTGACGGGCGAGATCCCCTACAAGGACGTGGACTCCTCGGCCATCATCTGGGGCGTGGGCAGCAACAGCCTCCACCTGCCCGTCCCCTCCGGCTGCCCCGACGGCTTCAAGGTGCTGCTGCGCCAGTGCTGGTGAGTGCGCCCGTGGGGGGGACACCCCGTGGGGACACCCCGTGGGGACGCTGTGGGCACAGGGGTACACCATGGGGCCATCCCATGGGGACCCTGAACGGGGACACCCAATGGGGACATCCCACAGGGACCCTGCACAAGGACACCCCATGGGGACAATGCCCAGAGACACCCCTGCTTTCAGGGGGTGATGCCATGgggcaacccccccccccggacaccTTAGGGACCGCCACGGGGACCTTCCAGTGGCACCCCAACATGGGGGACCCCATCCTATTGCCCTTCCCCTGGCTGTCCCCATACCAGGGGGCCATGCCCATGGGGtgccaggctgggggtgcacccaGCACGTCAGTGGGTGCCGTGTCCCGTGCACCCTTCCCCGCCCGTGGCCCCAAAaggctcccccagcacccagcgccgtgctgcccccaccccccaggaACAGCAAGCCCCGGAACCGGCCGTCCTTCCGGCAGATCCTGCTGCACCTCGACATCGCCTCCGCCGACGTCCTCTCCACCCCCCAGGAGACCTACTTCAAATCCCAGGTACCCGgcggcaccctggggacaccccagcaTCACCCTCAGCACCCTAGGGTCACCCAGTGCCATGGGGTCACCCAGTGCCACGGGGacacccagcaccccagggtcACCCAGTGCCACAGGGAaacccagcaccccagggtcACCCAGTGCCACGGGGGTACCCAGGGACCCtcagcaccccagggaccccaagcCCTGTGGGACaccccctccacctcccatgGCCGGTGCGGGGGCAGCCATGGCGTGCAGCTGCCAGGGGGGGATCCCAGGGGATCCCTGCCCATATCCCAGTACTCAGGCAGCTGTGTCCAGTATATCCCAGTGGCCAGAGTGGCCATgcccagtatatcccagtgtTTAAGTAGTCATAGCCAGTATATCCCAGTGCTCAGGGGATCCAAgcccagtacatcccagtgaTCAGGAGGCCATGCCCAGTATATCCCAGCGCTCAGGTGGCCATgcccagtacatcccagtgcTCGGGTGCCCGTGCCCAGTacgtcccagtgcccccagtgagTGGTGCCGCGTGCCGCAGGCGGAGTGGCGGGAGGAGGTGAAGCTGCACTTCGAGAAGATCAAGTCGGAGGGGACGTGCCTGCACCGCCTCGAGGAGGAGCTCATCAACCGCCGGCGCGAGGAGCTGCGGtgggcccggccgcggggcctggggacgtggggacgtggggacacagggacgtgggacatggggatgtggggatatggggatgcGGGATGGGGatacagggacatggggacgtggggactcggggacatggggacatggggatatggggacacggggacatggggcacagggacatggggacatggggaacAGGGACACAGGGCATGGGGaattggggacatggggacgtggggactcaggggacatggggacgtggacATGGGGgcgtggggatgtggggatatggggatgcGGGATGGGGatacagggacatggggactcggggacatggggacatggggactcGGGGACATGTGGACATggggcacagggacatgggTACATGGGGAACAGGGACACAGggcatggggacgtggggacatggggacacatggatgtggggacacggggacatggggcagCGGGGTGCCAGGAGCAGGGGTTGGGGTATCGGGGGGGTGCCGGGACAGGGAGAGCCTTTGGGTGCCTGtgcatggggtgggggggctgtggggggatCCCATGAGGTTCTGTGGGGTTCCCGTGGGGTTCCCGTGGGATTCCCGTGGGGTTCCCGTGCTGACGCCCGGCGTGCCCCGGTGCCAGGCACGCGCTGGACATCCGGGAGCACTACGAGCGCAAGCTGGAGCGCGCCAACAACCTGTACATGGAGCTCAGCGCCCtgatgctgcagctggagctgaaggAGAAGGAGCTGCTCAGGTGCGcggggcccccccagcacccccccaaggcaccccccccccaacaccccaagCGTCCCCCAtagctgggtgctgtggggcagggggctccctGAGCCACAGCCGCATCCACGCCACCCCCGAGCCCACGGGCACCCCTTTACCCGCACCGTGGGCACCCCATGGCCACGGCCACCCCTTAGGGTCAGCCCATGGCTATACGGTCCCTACACCCACCCCATGGGCAACCCTTACCTGCACTCGGTGGCCACGGCCAGCTCTATAGCCATGCCGTGGCCACATCCAGCTCTATCCCGTGGCTACCCCGTGGCCATTCCCAGTTTCCACCCTGTGGGCACCCCATGGGGAACCCTATATCCATCCTATGGCCATGGCCATGACTACCTCTGTATCCACCCTATGGCCACCCCTATATCCATGTTACGGACACCCCGTAGTCATGGCCACCCTTATACACACCCCATAGACACGCCATGGTCATGGCCGGTTCTATATCCACCCCGTGGCCTTGACCAGCCCTATATGCATCCCATGACCATGGCCAAAC
Protein-coding regions in this window:
- the MAP3K12 gene encoding LOW QUALITY PROTEIN: mitogen-activated protein kinase kinase kinase 12 (The sequence of the model RefSeq protein was modified relative to this genomic sequence to represent the inferred CDS: inserted 4 bases in 3 codons; deleted 1 base in 1 codon); protein product: MGLHTQMQRGVSACKVCTQVQGVQVHAQGARTGLHTQMQRGASACTVRKRVQGGAGSQTHTCKGRKRVQAVQVHVGGCRTHAGGAGARVGVHVGAGTRKEALPCRCTQLGARMCRVIMCAHAGVRGAGARSWVQVHVAGCTRMHGGARACTGVHTGAGEGMHRGAGGRPRMQVHAGGAGVQGVRVHTRGCACMQGGACACGGGVAHGCRGCSCTRGGADTCSFPHPPPLQAMACLHETRTPSPSLAVASEGTPEQELTPTQCALREGPPIPAAPEAWPRRGPPXAPEPGAAGPLAAEGAHLRCQAAXGFLEGLFGCLKPVWSMIGKAYAAEHKHPPEDPWEVPFEEILDLQWVGSGAQGAVFLGRFHGEEVAVKKVRDLKETDIKHLRKLKHPNIITFKGVCTQAPCYCIIMEFCAQGQLYEVLRAGRKVTPSLLVDWSMGIAGGMNYLHLHKIIHRDLKSPNMLITYDDVVKISDFGTSKELIDKSTKMSFAGTVAWMAPEVIRNEPVSEKVDIWSFGVVLWELLTGEIPYKDVDSSAIIWGVGSNSLHLPVPSGCPDGFKVLLRQCWNSKPRNRPSFRQILLHLDIASADVLSTPQETYFKSQAEWREEVKLHFEKIKSEGTCLHRLEEELINRRREELRHALDIREHYERKLERANNLYMELSALMLQLELKEKELLRREQALEKRYPGLFKPRAPRGLLHGNAVETLIKKRNVPQKLSPHGKRPDILKPEVLLPKLDAAMAQVALPGCPKGPPSPGRSRRAKGRHRKRGGPRGGCGEAGPETGPPRGLPGPPPATAGPDLLGGTLEVAGAPPAAVPDAGSGGAEGTQGPPPPQPPTPGEPERDSGAARGGRGGAGQHLTPAALLYRAAVTRGQKRGVSSEEEEGEVDSEVELPLRQRWPPGMSKRQSLSTFSSENFXGDGDGDGDEGHTSEPSHSATPDVGSTNTDERPDERSEDLLSQGSEIPLDAPPPEGPGRRHGGLSPKVSEDSDCDSAELDHSGSGEGPPRPAAPPGL